The following proteins are co-located in the Tachysurus vachellii isolate PV-2020 chromosome 19, HZAU_Pvac_v1, whole genome shotgun sequence genome:
- the tbpl1 gene encoding TATA box-binding protein-like 1, translating to MEPSNDVALDIIITNVVSVFRTRCHLNLRTIGLEGTNVIYRPEVGKVLMKLRKPRITASIWSSGKIICTGATSEDEAKLGARRLARCLQKIGFKVRFSDFKVVNVLAVCSMPFQIRLIEFTKNNRPIASYEPELHPAASYRIKTLRSTVQVFSTGSITVTGPNVQSVASAVEHIYPLLFECQKKLA from the exons ATGGAACCGAGTAACGATGTGGCGCTGGACATTATCATCACAAACGTGGTTTCTGTCTTCAGGACCAGGTGTCATTTAAACCTGCGCACTATCGGCCTGGAGGGGACTAACGTCATCTACAGACCAGAAGTCGGG AAAGTGCTGATGAAGCTCCGCAAACCTCGCATCACTGCCTCAATATGGTCATCAGGGAAAATCATTTGCACTGGTGCAACAAG CGAGGACGAGGCTAAACTGGGTGCCAGGAGGTTAGCCCGCTGCCTCCAGAAGATTGGATTCAAG GTCAGGTTTTCAGATTTTAAGGTAGTAAACGTCCTGGCAGTGTGCTCCATGCCCTTTCAGATCCGCCTCATCGAGTTCACCAAGAACAACCGTCCCATAGCCAG cTATGAGCCTGAGCTTCATCCAGCTGCTTCATACAGAATTAAAACCCTTAGGAGCACAGTGCAGGTGTTCTCCACAGGCAGCATCACAGTTACAG GACCAAATGTTCAGAGTGTTGCCTCAGCTGTGGAACACATATATCCTCTACTGTTCGAGTGTCAGAAAAAACTGGcgtaa
- the slc2a12 gene encoding solute carrier family 2, facilitated glucose transporter member 12 — protein sequence MDPPAETDRTTPDLLNRTDLRAQDVHTPAEKAAPAHTGCGAGLVLCAVSVASLSGLMLGYEMGLISGVLLQLREVLSLSCPQQEQAVGALLLGAFLLSVAGGTIVDRYGRRFSIILTAALCACGTLLSVCAPSYWTLVVGRVLVGMAVALSGTAACLYIAEVAPAAWRGRCVCVYELMVVLGVLLGFGLSWAFAGVEDGWRFTLSGVLLPAFLQMAIMPVLPQSPRFLLTRHRQKEAQKTLSRLRGTVSDAVEEELKVIMAALGAEHQKGFLDLFRSQDNMRRRMFVGMALVFLQQATGQPNLLAYASTVLRGVGFHSNEAATLASTGLGVVKLVGTVPAILLVDRVGPKAFLCVGAVVMTLSTAALGGITLHSQTQVASLCQSPGQLNHTAVWRGHDLSIRTNTHHADFLFEQNKTHLQINPFKHTQVPWILKNRTAVTNSVTPPEDSWKERSEISLESMSESEVSSSLKWISLVSLLIYVAAFSFSLGPMVYVVLSEIFPTGIRGKAVSVVSAFNWVMNLFISMTFLTLTEKVGLPSVIFSYTAMSFVLLIFVIVFVPETKGRSLEQISKELAMKNHLDSTKLCHPWRKKPKSRELSQEERSLAAV from the exons ATGGACCCTCCGGCTGAGACGGACCGTACGACTCCTGACCTGCTGAACCGAACGGACCTGCGTGCTCAGGATGTGCACACACCCGCTGAGAAAGctgcacctgcacacacag GTTGTGGAGCAGGACTGGTGTTGTGCGCCGTGTCCGTGGCCTCCCTCAGTGGTCTCATGCTGGGCTATGAGATGGGTCTGATCTCTGGAGTGCTGCTCCAGCTCAGGGAGGTACTGTCTCTCTCGTGCCCACAGCAGGAACAAGCTGTGGGTGCCTTGTTGCTTGGGGCGTTCTTGCTCTCTGTGGCAGGCGGAACTATTGTGGACCGTTACGGACGGCGTTTCTCCATCATCCTCACGGCGGCGCTGTGCGCATGTGGAACGCTGCTGAGCGTCTGCGCTCCCTCTTACTGGACGCTGGTGGTGGGCCGCGTGTTGGTGGGAATGGCTGTGGCACTCTCCGGCACGGCGGCATGTCTGTACATAGCGGAGGTTGCACCTGCTGCATGGCGCGggaggtgcgtgtgtgtatacgagcTGATGGTGGTCCTGGGTGTGCTGCTGGGATTCGGGCTGAGTTGGGCATTTGCAGGAGTGGAGGATGGTTGGAGGTTCACTTTGAGTGGAGTTCTGCTGCCTGCATTCCTGCAGATGGCCATCATGCCTGTGTTGCCCCAAAGCCCACGCTTTCTCCTGACCAGGCACAGGCAGAAGGAGGCACAGAAAACTCTCTCCCGTTTACGAGGGACCGTCTCAGACGCAGTGGAGGAAGAGCTAAAGGTCATCATGGCAGCTCTGGGTGCGGAGCATCAGAAGGGCTTTTTGGATCTATTCCGCTCTCAGGACAACATGCGTAGGAGGATGTTTGTTGGAATGGCGCTGGTGTTTCTTCAGCAGGCTACAGGACAGCCTAACCTCCTGGCCTACGCCTCCACAGTGCTGCGCGGAGTTGGATTCCACAGTAACGAGGCTGCTACACTTGCCTCCACCGGCCTCGGGGTGGTTAAACTAGTCGGTACTGTACCAGCGATTTTACTGGTGGACCGAGTCGGGCCCAAAGCTTTTCTTTGCGTAGGCGCTGTTGTCATGACTCTGTCAACAGCAGCATTGGGAGGCATAACACTACACAGTCAAACACAAGTGGCCAGCCTGTGCCAGAGCCCAGGCCAGCTAAACCACACCGCAGTCTGGAGGGGACATGATCTTAGCATtaggacaaacacacatcatgctGATTTTTTGTTTGAACAGAATAAGACTCACCTTCAAATAAACCCCTTTAAACACACTCAGGTGCCCTGGATTTTAAAGAACAGAACAGCAGTAACAAACTCTGTGACACCGCCAGAGGATTCTTGGAAAGAGAGATCTGAGATTTCATTAGAATCCATGTCAGAGAGTGAGGTGTCTTCTTCCCTGAAATGGATCTCTCTGGTCAGTCTGCTTATCTATGTGGCAGCTTTCTCCTTCAGCCTGGGACCAA TGGTCTACGTGGTTTTGAGCGAGATTTTTCCCACCGGGATCCGAGGAAAAGCCGTGTCTGTGGTGTCTGCCTTCAACTGGGTCATGAACCTGTTCATATCAATGACCTTCCTCACGCTCACAG AAAAGGTCGGCCTCCCCAGCGTGATCTTCTCGTACACTGCTATGAGCTTCGTGCTGCTGATTTTCGTGATCGTGTTCGTCCCGGAGACGAAGGGCAGATCGCTGGAGCAGATCTCCAAAGAGCTCGCCAtgaa GAACCATCTCGACAGCACCAAGTTGTGCCACCCGTGGCGAAAGAAGCCCAAGAGCCGCGAGCTGTCACAGGAAGAGAGATCCCTCGCAGCAGTCTGA